From Carnobacterium alterfunditum DSM 5972:
TGATTGGAAAATCATTTACGCCATAATCTTTTGGAAGATCCAATGCATCAGAATTTTCATCTTCGATATAAATTAATCCAGCTAATCCATTATAGACCTGTTCACCAGTAAGACCTTCAGGATGGGGATGAAACCACAAAGTAGCAGCTTCTTGCATCACTGTAAAATCAACAGTTGCTGTTCCATCAGGCTGAATGGGACTGTGTGGGCCACCGTCAACATTGGAGGGTATTTTTAAACCATGCCAATGAAAAGAAGTATTTTCATTTAATTTATTGATGGTAGTAAGATGGACATTTTGACCTTTACGGATACGTAAAATAGGACCGAGATAGGAACCATTATACCCATATGTTTCTGTTAAAGGCCCATCTTTGAATGCTGTTGTTCCTGATTGGGTCGTTAGTGTATAAAAAATATCTGTTGAGGTTTCTTGGTCACTTTCCAAAAGAGGCGGCAGCTTGAGTTTATTCTGTGTCTGAGAATCATTGATAATGTCAGCTGTATTATTTGATCTCATCTGACCATTTCCCATCATAGGATTTGTATCAGTATTGAACATTCCTGTTCTGTCCTCGTTATTGGTCAAGAGACGATTTGTTTTGTTGAAGTTTAGCAATAAAGTAATGGATACAACAATTAATAAAAGCAAAGAAAATAGGAATAGTGTAATGAGTGTATTCTTTTTCACTATAATTCCCCCTTAATTAGCTATATGTAATAGTATAATGTGAATTTATGGAGAAACGATGGAGAAGAAATTAAAATTATAACTATCATAATGAATAAGATAAGATCTGCTCCATCTATTAGTATACGTTGTGAAAACCTTTTCATTGGTGTTGAAAGTATACCACCCCCATTAATTAGAAGAAAGAAAGAGGCTTTTAAAGAATACTTCAAGGTAAAAGTTTACATTTGTGTTAAGTTATGAAAAAATGAAATAAGATGAAAAGACAATGAATGAATTAAAGGAGGCGTTTTTAGTGGATCTAAATTTGGCAGGTAAAACAGCATTAGTGATGGCTTCAAGTCAAGGATTAGGCAAAGCAGTAGCAACTGAATTGGTAAGAGAAGGAACAAATGTGATGATTTCTAGCCGGAATACTGAGAAATTAAGAAAAGTTCAAGAAGAATTAAACGCAATTGGAAAAGGGAAAGTCTCTTTCTACCCTGCTGATATTACAAAAAAAGAAGATATTCAACAACTCGTAAAAGAAACGAAAAGAGTATTCGGTTCCATCGACATCCTTATCAATAACGCTGGTGGACCACCAACGGGTTCTTTTGAAGAATTTTCAGATGAAGATTGGGAAAATTCTTTTCAACTGAATTTATTGAGTTATATTCGCGCTATTCGTGAAGTTTTACCAGATTTAAAAGAGAACGGTGGAAAAATCATTAATATTGCCTCTTCATCGATCAAACAACCGATTTCAGGGTTGATATTATCGAATACATTTCGTCTTGGTGTTTTGGGTCTTAGCAAAACGTTAGCAGAGGAGTTAGGACCTTACAATATTTTAGTGAATACTGTTGCACCAGGACGAATTGCAACTGATAGGATCGCGATGTTAGATGAAATAATAGCCAAAAAACAGAATGTTTCTAAGGAAGAAATAGCAAAAAAAACACAAGAATCAATTCCACTTGGTCGCTATGGAACGCCAGAGGAATTTGCAAAATTTGTTGTTTTTCTAGTTTCAGATGTAAATTCCTATGTTACAGGATCGGCTTTGATGATTGACGGTGGAAGTGTCAAAGCAATTTAATGATGATGTTAATTCTCTAGGTGGGTAACAAAGCTTGAAGAATAACCTAGCAAAAAAAAGTGGTTTAAAGTATTCAAGGAGGAAAGAATATGTTGCTAAGTGTCATTATGCCTGTATATAATACAAGCGCAACTTTAGGAGATGCAGTTAAAAGCGTTTTACAACAACAATATAGCGACTTTGAACTCATCTTGATCAATGATGGTTCTTCAGATAGTTCACCGGAAATTTGTGATTTATTAGCAAAAACGGATGAGCGTATTAAAGTTGTCCATCAAGAAAATAAAGGATTATCGGCCGCTAGAAATCAAGGGATAAAATCGGCTTCTGGTGAATTCTATGCGTTTATCGATAGCGATGATCGATTTGATAAAGAGGCTTTTTTGAATTTCTATAAAGAAAAAATTCAACACCCAGATATGACCATGTATGTAATGAATTTTGATAAAGTATACGGTGGTATCAGTGTCCCTAAAAAACGCAGTAAGGATAAAATTATTATTGAGCCGAAAGAACTAATTAAATTGATATTCAGTTTCTCAGGAGTAGCTTTTTATACGTGGAATAAAATCTATCACCATAGTTTATTTCATGAAGTTTCTTTTCCAGAAGGAAAAATTTTTGAAGATATTGTGACGACTTATAAACTTGCTAAAATATCTAGCAAGACAATTGTGACGACTACTGTTGGTTATCATTATATCAGAAGATCAAACACTATTGTCAGTAGCACTTTTTCACCAAAATATTATGATATTCTAACTGAGACTGAACAATTATATGCTTTAATAAAAAAAGATTTTCCTGAATTAAAACATGAAGGCCTGCAAAAGCTGATAGAGAGTATCAATTCTGTGGGCTATAAATTAAGTCAAGCTCCTGAATCTATAGATACCGAAGTTTTTGGAGAGAGACTTCAACAAGATATCCAGCGCTATCAAGAAGAAATCGATAGCGATAAAAAAATACCATTGTATTTTAAAATAGGATTAAAATTACTGCAAAGTGATATCAGTTCTTATAAAGACTATTATAAAACTAACTTAAAAAAATTCATTATGGGAAAACAATCGAAAACGGAAGATAAGTCTTTATAAGAGACTAACATTGGGTTGTGCTTTTTAATTAACATTCCATAATAAATTTATTTTAGCTCTAAACACTATACGATATAGATTCTAAATTTTCTATACGAGGAGACCATAAGAAATGAAAAACTATAAAACGAGTAGAGAATTAAAATACGATACGAAAAAATTGCTTAAAGGAAGATGGAAAGATGCTATTTTATTAAATTTTATTCCAACAGTAATTCTGATAGTTATTACATTAGTATTTGCAGCGTTCATAATTGCATTAGTTCTTTATTCGGATACTGAATTTGGCAGTTGGGTAAATAGTTCTATGATGTCTGATGATGGAAATGGAAATGGAACAAGTAATGTCGGTAGTGCAATGCTATCAACACTTTTTACAGTAGGTATATCATTTACATTTTTAGATTGTTTCAGAAATCCTAGTATGAAGATCCACCCAATAAAAGATGGACTACAAGTATTTTCTAAAAAGTATTTTCTTAGAGTATTGCTTATCTATGTTATATCCACTATCTTTATCACGTTATGGAGCCTATTATTTATTATTCCAGGAATCATTAAATCATATGCTTATTCACAAGCATATTTAATTTATAAAGATCGTTCTAAGCAATTATCAAATGAAAAAATTTCTTCGCTAGACTGTATTACGGAAAGTAAAAACTTGATGAAGGGTCATAAATGGCGCCTTTTTGTATTGGATCTAAGTTTTATAGGTTGGGGGATATTATCCGTTTTATCTTTAGGTATAGGGTTAATATGGTTACTTCCTTATCAAAATGCAACAAAAGTCGCTTTCTACGAAGATTTGATCAAAAATAATTAAATATGAGTTGACGGAATAAAAGGGATGAGATAAAAACTCATATCCCTTTTATTTTTTTAGATGAATAAAATAACTGGAAGGTTAAAAAATGAAGCTCTCGAATTTCATATTAAAACAGTATTGAGCAAATTATTTTTTGTGAAACTTATTTACTGTTATGATAGAAACATAAGATGGTATGGAATTGAGGGGAATTATTTATGGTAGAAAGTACTAAGCAAGTTGAATTGTTCTTATTTGTTAATCCAATCAGTCTTGCTTCATTGAAGATGGAAGAAGAAGCATTTAAGTTTATTGACACCTATAAAAAAAATGCACAAATAACTATTTTTACTTATCACAATATCTATACACTCTATAGTTATATGATAAAAAATCAATTAGCGCCTGAAAGTACCGCTTTATGGAACAAGCTTCATAATGATAGTTACCATCTATCGCTAGCCTTTATTGCAGCTACTATACAGGGTAAAAAGAAGGGTAGAAAATTTTTAATGAACATTCAACGTAAGATGTTGAAGCAAAAAGAACCATTGTCAAAATCGCTATTACTTGATTCGGCAAAAAAGGCAAATTTAGATATTGATATGTTTCTATCAGATCTCCATTCTCCTTTTGTTCAAAAACTTTTTCTATCTGATCAAAAAGTTTCAAAATCTTTAGGAATAATAGGAACACCATCGTGCTTGCTAGTAACAACTGGCGAAGAAAAGAAGACGACGCTGATAGAAAATTTTGTTACCGCAGAAGACTTGTATCAAATGATTTAAATAAAAGTACGTAAAAAGAATAAAAAATGATACTTAGATATATTTCACCCAAAAAATTAGAGAAAATGAACCACTTTGTAAACAATAGGTTAGAAATTTTGGTTGTTTCTAATATCTGTTGTTTGGAGAGTGTATCAAATAATCTAGTGTTTAGGGTGTTTTTTTATGGCTAAATCTAGCGACAGTTGAATTTATCAGTGAATAGATTTTGACCTTTATAAAAAAAAAAAAAATGAAAACGTATTTCTTCCCAAAAATGTTTTTCAATGAAGTATAATGGTAATATTGTTAAAAAGATAACAAATTAAAAAGGTGGTAGGAAAGTAATGGAAACACAAAATACAGGTTTAATGTACAATATTGAAAAAAGTGTTATGAAAAAGCAAAGCTTATATGATAATAGTAAGTCACGTTATTTTGTTCGTGCGATGTTAGCTTGTTTATTCTTAACATTAGGAACAGCAGTTGCGGTTATGATCGGACAATCAGGCGAAGAGATCGCCCCCGGATTAGGAAAAATGCTTTACGCATTTATGTTTAGTTGGTCGCTAGTTATGATTATTTATATGAATGCAGAATTAGGCACATCAAATATGATGTATATGACAATTGCAATGCAAAGAAAGTGGTTGAAACCT
This genomic window contains:
- a CDS encoding SDR family oxidoreductase, which codes for MDLNLAGKTALVMASSQGLGKAVATELVREGTNVMISSRNTEKLRKVQEELNAIGKGKVSFYPADITKKEDIQQLVKETKRVFGSIDILINNAGGPPTGSFEEFSDEDWENSFQLNLLSYIRAIREVLPDLKENGGKIINIASSSIKQPISGLILSNTFRLGVLGLSKTLAEELGPYNILVNTVAPGRIATDRIAMLDEIIAKKQNVSKEEIAKKTQESIPLGRYGTPEEFAKFVVFLVSDVNSYVTGSALMIDGGSVKAI
- a CDS encoding glycosyltransferase family 2 protein — protein: MLLSVIMPVYNTSATLGDAVKSVLQQQYSDFELILINDGSSDSSPEICDLLAKTDERIKVVHQENKGLSAARNQGIKSASGEFYAFIDSDDRFDKEAFLNFYKEKIQHPDMTMYVMNFDKVYGGISVPKKRSKDKIIIEPKELIKLIFSFSGVAFYTWNKIYHHSLFHEVSFPEGKIFEDIVTTYKLAKISSKTIVTTTVGYHYIRRSNTIVSSTFSPKYYDILTETEQLYALIKKDFPELKHEGLQKLIESINSVGYKLSQAPESIDTEVFGERLQQDIQRYQEEIDSDKKIPLYFKIGLKLLQSDISSYKDYYKTNLKKFIMGKQSKTEDKSL
- a CDS encoding DUF975 family protein, translating into MKNYKTSRELKYDTKKLLKGRWKDAILLNFIPTVILIVITLVFAAFIIALVLYSDTEFGSWVNSSMMSDDGNGNGTSNVGSAMLSTLFTVGISFTFLDCFRNPSMKIHPIKDGLQVFSKKYFLRVLLIYVISTIFITLWSLLFIIPGIIKSYAYSQAYLIYKDRSKQLSNEKISSLDCITESKNLMKGHKWRLFVLDLSFIGWGILSVLSLGIGLIWLLPYQNATKVAFYEDLIKNN
- a CDS encoding DsbA family protein, translating into MVESTKQVELFLFVNPISLASLKMEEEAFKFIDTYKKNAQITIFTYHNIYTLYSYMIKNQLAPESTALWNKLHNDSYHLSLAFIAATIQGKKKGRKFLMNIQRKMLKQKEPLSKSLLLDSAKKANLDIDMFLSDLHSPFVQKLFLSDQKVSKSLGIIGTPSCLLVTTGEEKKTTLIENFVTAEDLYQMI